Proteins from one Vicinamibacterales bacterium genomic window:
- a CDS encoding tetratricopeptide repeat protein — MRKRSSAAYLALVMGLGVALAGCGYIGEVRAMKAFKDGNKAYGASDWRAAAEKYEEAAALDPNNAAIFFYLANSYDNMYRPARKGEAANDELMLKAVENYKLASEKLTEDTVPKRSLALEFLVAAYGPDKLADPTQAEPVVKRMIELAPNEPTNYFQLAKIYEDSGEYQLAEETYLKGRDAKPNDPTVYLTVAGYYNRQGDFPKLVENLRKRVDLEPTNPEAHYTLATYHWDKASRDFRLSDKEKLQLVLDGLTAVNKALEIKPDYVEAITYKGLLLRTQALVEKDPKKQQALLKEATELGDKANAMRKAKAAS; from the coding sequence ATGAGAAAGCGGTCTTCGGCAGCGTATTTGGCGCTGGTTATGGGACTGGGCGTCGCGCTTGCCGGTTGCGGATACATCGGCGAGGTCCGCGCCATGAAGGCGTTCAAGGACGGCAACAAGGCCTACGGCGCCAGCGATTGGCGGGCGGCGGCCGAGAAGTACGAGGAAGCGGCGGCGCTCGATCCGAACAACGCGGCCATCTTCTTCTACCTGGCCAACTCGTACGACAACATGTACCGGCCGGCCCGTAAGGGTGAGGCGGCCAACGACGAGCTGATGCTCAAGGCCGTCGAAAACTACAAGCTCGCGAGCGAGAAGCTGACGGAAGACACCGTGCCGAAGCGCTCGCTGGCCCTGGAATTCCTGGTCGCGGCCTACGGCCCCGACAAGCTGGCCGACCCGACCCAGGCCGAGCCGGTGGTGAAGCGCATGATCGAACTGGCGCCCAACGAGCCGACCAACTATTTCCAGCTCGCGAAGATTTACGAAGACTCGGGCGAGTACCAGCTGGCCGAAGAAACCTACCTGAAGGGCCGTGACGCCAAGCCCAACGACCCGACCGTGTACCTGACCGTGGCCGGCTACTACAACCGGCAGGGCGACTTCCCCAAGCTGGTGGAGAACCTCAGGAAGCGCGTGGACCTCGAACCGACCAACCCCGAGGCCCACTACACGCTCGCCACCTACCACTGGGACAAGGCATCGCGCGACTTCCGCCTCTCCGACAAGGAAAAGTTGCAGCTCGTGCTCGACGGCCTCACCGCGGTGAACAAGGCCCTCGAGATCAAGCCCGACTACGTCGAGGCCATCACCTACAAGGGCCTGCTGCTCCGCACGCAGGCGCTCGTCGAGAAGGACCCCAAGAAGCAGCAGGCGCTGCTCAAGGAAGCCACGGAGCTGGGCGACAAGGCTAACGCCATGCGCAAGGCCAAGGCCGCCAGCTAA